One region of Girardinichthys multiradiatus isolate DD_20200921_A chromosome 1, DD_fGirMul_XY1, whole genome shotgun sequence genomic DNA includes:
- the phc2a gene encoding polyhomeotic-like protein 2 — MTSGNGSTNSSQHSGESKTAQQAIDTSHILTHLIEGFVIQEGAEPFPVERPSFSIDSLRRRAADSKMDGLSSKESKVQQEPMLTCELCGKVDFAYIFKRSKRFCSTVCAKRYNVGCTKRMGLFPNRKTSLENLKKRTLNGNYKNTSLESKKKTTPSAGHTVHPAQEEYSQCSDLSGYKRVPSPLSAAPRVPPVQASDLPVLLHSFLPSDPGEWNIQDVYDFISSLPGCLEIAEEFRSQEIDGQALLLLKEDHLMGTMNIKLGPALKIFAQISMLKES, encoded by the exons ATGACCTCTGGGAATGGGAGCACTAACAGCAGCCAGCACAGTGGAGAGAGCAAAACAGCCCAGCAGGCTATAGACACGTCCCACATCCTGACGCACCTGATTGAAGGCTTCGTCATCCAGGAAGGTGCCGAACCTTTCCCT GTGGAGCGTCCGTCTTTCTCCATAGACAGCCTCAGGAGACGTGCAGCAGATTCAAAGATGGATGGCCTATCTTCAAAGG AGTCAAAGGTCCAGCAGGAGCCCATGTTGACCTGTGAGCTGTGTGGAAAGGTGGACTTTGCCTACATCTTCAAAAGATCCAAGAGGTTCTGTTCTACAGTGTGTGCTAAACG CTACAATGTGGGATGCACAAAGAGAATGGGTCTCTTCCCAAACCGCAAAACCAGTCTGGAGAACCTGAAGAAACGAACGTTGAATGGGAACTACAAAAACACTAGTTTGGAGTCTAAAAAGAAG ACTACTCCCTCTGCTGGTCACACTGTCCACCCTGCACAGGAGGAGTACAGTCAGTGTTCAGACCTGTCTGGCTATAAAAGAGTGCCGTCACCCCTGTCTGCTGCCCCACGGGTTCCTCCAGTGCAGGCCTCTGATCTCCCAGTGCTCCTCCACAGCTTTCTGCCCAGCGATCCAGGAGAGTGGAACATCCAGGACGTCTATGATTTCATCTCCTCCCTGCCAG GTTGTTTGGAGATTGCAGAGGAATTCCGCTCTCAGGAGATCGATGGACAGGCTCTCCTTCTGCTGAAGGAAGACCATCTCATGGGAACAATGAACATCAAACTGGGCCCAGCCCTGAAAATCTTTGCGCAGATTAGCATGCTTAAAGAGTCGTAG